A window of Zalophus californianus isolate mZalCal1 chromosome 12, mZalCal1.pri.v2, whole genome shotgun sequence genomic DNA:
ATATCAATGGTGACCTTCTGCAGCATCTCGATCACTTGAACTTGTTGGGTGAAGTCGTGTAGCATGGCCGTGCCGCAGCCCCTCAGATAGGCTTCCAGGATCACGGCGAACCTCTGCTGATAGTGCCTGGACTGGGCTATCTCGCTTCTCAAGAACCAAAACAAGAAATGACCAATTCTTTTGTTCTGAGGGTGGGAACGAGAAGGATGAAATTATTGTGACTCACGCTCTGGCAGTCAATTCTTGCTAACTTTGGAAATGCCCCGCTATGATCGAAGTGGAAGGACTTACTCTTAAGCCTCGCTTCAGCAGAAATCGGGCCAGGGCGCTGTCGTGATATGGTTCAAATTTCACAGCCTGAGGGAAGAACACACGGGCACTTGTAGGACTGCATTCTGTGTTGGTTCATCAGGAAAAAGGGAATGGAGGGGAAATGGTCTGCCTTCCTGGGTCTTTCCGGGCGAGGGTGATGAGAATCTTACCAGTCACTCAAGTCAACCCTTTCTTTTCGAGGACCCTTTGGGCCAGAGTGAACCACTTGCTTAGGGCCTGGGCCTAGAAGCAAGAACACTTGACTTACCGTTATGTGCTTTTGATAACTTCAAAGGTGAAGTGGTAAGGCTTTAGCTCCCATTAAGGGCTTACTTGATTTACTGGAAGGACAGACAGGACCCACGGGAATGGCTATAACAAATCCACAAAAGTGGGATGTAAAAGAGCTTGTTGGAAAGGAAGTGGACAGTGGAGATAATAGTACATATAAGGAGAAAAGTATCTGTTAGATGTGAAGATCCTAAAAATCCTATCGCTCCTCTTTTGCTCAAGACGTTTGTTTGGCTTCTCACTGGCAAGTCACCAAGCTGCCTCACAGGCCCTTCCTGCAAGTAAATAGCAGGCCTGGACCGTCCACACAGAGTGATCACTACCCCCTGCCATGTGGCAGTGTAGACAGAGGTTTTTGTCTGAAAAGTCTCGGATTTTAGATGCTCCTTCAGGTTTCGTAGTTTTCATATGCTTTGGCTATCACAGAGATATTGACTTGGGTGGCAGACAGCTCTATGACTGAGGGAAAAGCACagtaaagtggaaaaaataattaagaatggTGGGTGTAtgaatatttgttatttcattctctgtatttacagtaAGTCTGCAATAGCTCATCATTTTAACAGCCGCAAGACTAGCAAATAAGATGCATACAAAAAGTTAGAGGGTGGATATCATGTGTATGCATAAAGAGAGGcttacatgaaattaaaaatactcttaGAGAGTATTTCCTTTACAAATAGAAGTGGcctatctttttttccccaaggaacCAAAGAAATTCCCATTCCACTTTATGTTTGCAGGCTTATAGGATTCTTGGTACAATTTCCAGTTCTTACTCTGGTTTTCCAGTTTGGAAATGATCAAGACTGAGTGATAATATCTCTCTTATCCCCATGCCGTCAAAGGTGCTTCTCATGGGTGTGGGCCAGTAGGTGTCTGTAGCTGCTGTGAAGGTCTGAATTCTGAAAATGTGGTTAGTTAGCCACTGACTTCAGAATCAGTTGTAAGTTTCTACCTCGAACGTGAGTCTTTTTGACCTTATTCATGTTTCACTTCTGTAAACACAATGTAGATCTCAACCAGGAGACCATTTTCATCAGGAATGAGTCATTCTGCCATATCTGAAAATGTCTCAAATAGTTTTACAAATGATGGCTCTTTCTCAAATTTATGACCACAAATTCAATGTTAGTGTTACTTATTGACCTCTTTCATTTAAAACAGTTCCAAGAAGAATGCTATTCATTTTCGAGTTCTGCAAAATTGACTTGtgaaaatgacaatgaaaaataattcatcagtgaattaaatttcattaattttcatttgtgtgaTGACAGTATCTGAATTAAGTCggcagagaaaaaatattaagtacattTAATAGATGAAAACAAAGGTCGAGTGTCATGTTTCAAGTATCCACCTAATGAGAAGGTGAAGATTCAGAGTTGAAGTTGAGAATATCCAAAATGCTCATCAGAAAACTCCGGGGCCTTCCTCTAATGATGGCTAATGATTTGGCTGTTTAGTGTCTAACACAGCCTGGGATCTCAGGTCAAACATCACATACTCAAAACTGTCCCTGGTTTCCTCCAGCTAAATTAAGTATCCCCAGGACTCCTGCCTATTTTCTCATAATACTCTGCAGTTTTCCCCCAAAGCCTGTGAACAATTTGGTATTAaatatgtttgtatgtgtatgcatTTGCTGTCAATCTCCTCCACCGCACCACAAGCTATAAGGGGGTGGGCGGGCAGAGACTGGCTCGGTTGTGATCACCACTCTATATCTAGCATCCAGAACAGGGGAAACACTCAGTACGTGTTGTTGAATTAATAAAGGGACATGTCTGCactctaaaataaacatttctcttcCAATTCCTTTACTTCCTCTTCCTTGTTAAGCAGCACAGTACCATCCGGGAACGGCCGTGGTGTGTGGAATCATGCCTCCTTTTTTCCAACTTCCTAGGTAAATCGTAGTCAAATTGCTGAGCCCCTCTGGACAACAGGGAAAGATGTGAGAACCCCGAGTGGAAATCCTGGACCAGACCTGTCTAACGAGAGGGGCTTTCGAGGTGCCACCCAGAGAGGAGATGTTATTCTATGGATGGTGATGAGCGTGATCAGAGAGGCTGATCTTTTTTCTCTAGGACACACTATCCTGACACGGGGTTGATGCAGGATATTGGAGGCAGTGAAAAGAGTAAGGCCTGGAGTCAGACCTCCTGGTTTGGATTTCTGGTCTGATTCTTTCCCAATATGTGACCTGAAGCACACTACTTAGACTCTCCGTGCCCCTGTGTCCTTACacataaaatgcaaatgttaattTGACCTCCATCATAGTAGTTGGGAGAGTCCAATGTGAGAATACAGGAAAAGCATGCAAATCACATGGAGCCTCAGAGTCTGGGCACAAGGGAGCATTCAATAAATCGGATCTGTTACTCATACAGTAAATGAGAACAAAAGTACTCCTGTAGGGCCAGTTTTCCTAAAAAGCAAAATTACTTAGGTCTTCAAAATGCTTATTGGCAACCCCTGCAAGAGAGTAAAAAAGTAAATGGGACAGTTCACTATTTTTTGACATGGCTTCATCAGATCTACTGTGACTGATTGTGACGCTAGGGACAAAGGGCATTTGATGACAACTGGATGGGGTGCCCGCGTACACCCAAATAAACTCTTTGAGGAGAGTGCTCTGTGGAGCATAGCAGCATCCCTACCTGGACCAGCTGTAGCAGGTAATGCAGGACATCATCGTCCTCCAAGCTCTCCAGTTTCTGAACTGCGATGGCTCTTACGTTTTCATCCGAAAAGTTGCAGTCCAGGAGTTGCATCGTTAACCCAACATCCAAAGCACTTTGGTCCCAGACCTCCCGTCTGGCTAACAGTTGGTATGTTTTGGCTACAATTTCTTGCTGTCCCCATTTTACGGAGCTAAACAGTTTAGGATAGGCCTTTGGATGCTTAAGACTTTCATACCTAAAATGCCAGAGCAATTCTTTGTCCTCTGCCGTGAGAGGGTTAAGTGGATCAGTGGCTATGATCGCTTCCAGTTGCTTCCGAAGCTGGTTGGGCATTTCCGCTCGAACCCGGTCCCCTTCGGGGTCAGGGGTGGGCCGATGCTTAGGCAAGGCGATTGGGTGACAGTAGTTGTCCAGAAGAATGGAGATGGACATGGAGTTCTCCTTGTCTGGGTTGGTTGCCGACGTGAGCTTGTCTGCATTGAAGCTCCCTTGGTCTTCTCCCTTTCCGGAAATCTGCCACATGTGGAGTACATACTCCCCGTGGCGCAGCAGGAACCGGTGGTCTATCAGCAGCAGGTTCACGTAATAGAGAAGCTGAGCTTTGCCTTTGGACTCGGAACCGGGAGTCTCTGCAGAGGCCTTGCCAGACAGCGCTGGAGCTTTGCTGCAGTAGATCTGGAGGTTCAGTAGAGCTCCTCTGGGTAGGTCTTTGATTTTGATACTGAACTCAAGCCATACGTTCCAGAGCACCTCCTCCGTGAAGGGTTTGGGGCTGGTTCTCCTCTGGCAAAGGACCTGCTGCCCGTGCTGGATGTTTGCCTCCACAAAAACCGTGAGGTCGGCGTTCCGGGGCAGGACAGGGATATCAATGCCTCTGATTTTGACCCTGAACTTCCGGTCGCAGTCCCACAGGGACACGGTGAACACACTCTCGTGGTCCTTCCCGTGAATGGTCAGCTGCTCGTGGTAGCCAGTGACTCCTGTGCAGTCGTCCACCAGTGGCCACTCTTCTTTCCTCACCTCGTCCAGGGCTGGGTCTGGAGGCGAGTCCAGCACCAGGTGAATCTCCTCTCCGTTCTTGAGGCAATGCCTCACCCACTGGAAGTTTTTGATGGGCGTTTCACCTACCAGGTACTCGTCCCGGCCGCAGACGCGCAGCACAAAATCCTGTTCGCTTTGGCTCTCCGGGATATCCATCAGAGACTTCTTCTTGGCCATCTTGGTGAAGAAGCTCTGGAGGATGGTGCCTGGGGTGTCGTCGGCCGAGACCTTGATGGTCTGGCTGGTGGTGCTGCGGTGAATGATGATGAAGATGCAGTTGTTGGTGATCTTCTTCAGCAGATACTCCGGGAGGGGCTTGGAGGTCACCCACGGGTGCATGGCGTAGAGCTTGGGGTCGCGGCCAGCCACCTCGACCATGCGCGGCGTGACCAGGCGGCGGCGCGTGAACTCGAGCTCGTTGTCGTGCACGTTGCTGACGTCGGTGACGTCGTAGCCGATCAGGGCGGTGAGCTGCCGCTGGAAGGCCAGCGTCTCCTCGGAGGGCGCGCGCCGCTGCACCACGTGGATCTGGCCCGGGCTCCGGTGCAGCACCTGCCAGTAGCGCAGGCAGTCCAGGGTCTGCACCACCTGGTGCTTGTCGTAGATCTCGTACCACTGGCCCTTCTTCTGGTAGAGCAGGAGGAAGTGGTCCGGCCCGAGCCGGTGGTAGAAGTCCGCCGCCGCGCTCGTCTCCAGCGCGCGCAGCCACACCTGGGCCTTCATCTGCTCCACGTTGCCGTGGCCGGCCACGTGCAGCAGCGCCGTCTCAGGGGTCTTGCTGTTGCGCTGGCTGGTGGGCAGCACGAACTCGATGGGGATGAGCTCCATGGAGGACAGGCTGGCTGCGGAGCTGCGCGGCTTCATCCTCCGGCGCCGGCGGCCGTTGTCCTCTCTCAGAACCACGGGCTGTTCATGGTGCTTCAGCTCCATGCCCGACATGACCTGGGAGCACAGACACAGGGAAGGCactttctgtttacattttttccacgaggtggcagaaggagaagggcgAAGAATGGCAATGATGCGCGCACGAAGatacggggggcggggggcgggtttGGAATCGGGGCCCGTGAATCCTGATCCCGCCACTTAGCACCTGGCTGCCTTGAGCTAGTTAAATGATCTCTTCGTCTGTTTCCCACCTGTCAGTTGGGGTTCGGAATACCTCAGACGGTGGAGGTGAGGATTAGATAAGGTAATATCCTTGTTCAGTATGGGCGATAGGTATATGGGAGTTCATTTATTGTGTACTCTCATTACGtctgaaaatttaattaaaaagagacaTGTAAAGCACTCATCTCGCACGGTCCCTGACATGTTACGATGGCTCCAAGTGGTTAATTGTTGTTCTTAAGCATACTGATACGGATAGAGGAGTAAAATCATCCACTTAAAGGGCCGAGTTCTAATTTACAAGGCGCAGTGTGAGATGCTGAAACCCACTTTGAAAACAGGCCTTCAACTTGTTTTGTCTTTGGTCAGTCTGACACTTCTCCTTGGGACTCAGACACCTCACCCAACCATGCTGCACATTCGTGATTTTCAAGCTGTCTGGATCAGGTATCTACTCTCTAGCCAACTTCCtgtcttttgcttttcattttttccctttctagttAGGAAAGGTAGTAATTTCATTGATAATATTCAAAACCATCAGAATGGGTGAAGTTGCAAAGCAAGAATATTTGCAGGTATTTAAGTTTTTGAATTGTGAAATGTCTTTGCTCCATTAGAGCAGTATCTTAGGAGAGTCCCCCAAGGCTGTGCTCTTCTGGTAGGAATGTTCAGATGTTTAATTTTGCACCAATTCATTCCATCTGCTCTGCCTTCCATAGTGGAGAAGCcacaggatggaaggaaggatttCTCGACTCCAGTGACCTGCTATCTGGACCCCAATGGataatttaacttcttttttgcCCTCATATTTTCATCTCTATAATGAGAATTCACAAATTTATTCTCATCAGTTCACTCTTTTCCTAAATCTTTAATAAGTACCTACCCTTCACAAAACATTTCAGTATAAATGTGACAGAATGCAATAGGAAACACttcaaataaatactaaaaatattaaaattgaaatacaatggagggtttttattttcatacttaTATCATGGCATTGTAAGTTATATTCTAAATAAGAATCAAATATCGAAACAAAAATTAATGTTTCAGAAAATATCGTTTACTCTCTTAAATGACTAATGTTAGTGAGACTCGTAACTACTTATTTCCTTAAGAAATAGCAGACCATTTGATGTGTACCAAAAAGGAGAGTTTGATTAAAAGATGATCAAGACAAGGTTCATTAGATCCAAACTTCTATTCAAATCTTGACCTCAATTTACTTTTAAAGTCAACATCCCCTCTCTTCAAAAATGATGAAGTTATATTTAGTAGAGACATGAAATCAACTGTCCCAAAGGACTATCTCTTGCAGCTTTTAATTCACTGTTTGGTCTGTGGCTACATTATAGATTAACTGCCAAAGAAGAGAACCATAAGATACATTTATATTGacaccaagttgaaataaaatagGTCCAAGTTGAGGCAAAAGACAAATACACAGCAATCACTTCTGCCTCTGCGATACCAAACAATCTCACAAGAtacaaaatgcagaagaaaacgGGCTGGCTAAATACTCACTGCTTTCCTTCATGGCTGAGGCTACGAAGCTCTCTCCTCTTAAGAGAAGGCGTCAGAAACACCGTTAGGCACAATAGGCACTAAGCATGCACTTGTAAGAACGTGAAGCCCAGCTGGCACAAGCCCCttgccctcccccttcctctcaaacaaaaacaaaacaacaaaaaaggacagATGCACCTGAAAAAGGTTTTGCCGGAACCTTGTGGATAGCCACATGTCTAGGTTGGACTAGACAATGACAAGGAGACATTCAGTGGTGGTATCATCTCAAGAACCGACAGCCATTCCAGATAAAAATATTCGAGCTGAGACGGAAGTGTCACTAGCCCGAGTCAGACCCAACAAAAGGGCAAAAAATAGAAGGAAGTAATACCTGATAAAGCAGCGGAGGTGATGATGCTGAAGgatcatttgtttaatttttgaaaacaaaacaaattcgaATCTACCCAGTGTGCCTCTAAACTCTTCCGCTTTTCTGGGTCTCCCTGCATATCCAGATGCAGAGGAAGTGTTGCAGTTACCAGGAAGGAAGTTTTAACCAAGTTGATTATACGTGTGATTGCTCATTTTAAAAGTGTCAGAAATGCATTTCCTGTTAAGCCCAGAGTGAAGCATGAGAGTGAACAATGTTTACCATACATATATTCTCCGCtttgaatgaattttttagaAGGGGAGAGgctgaaacaaattaaaatacacaCTCATAAGACATAAACACACGAGACAGAAATAGATAGTTTTTTCTAGATAGTTCTGAGAAGAAAAGGCCTAACAGCCACAATATTAGACAAACAGCCTGGTAGGAAGATTTTTAAGAGCCACACTAAACCCATTAGTCCTGCAAAGCtcactgaattaatttttttttccatgggaATTCAGATGGACCCTTGTTCATACGCTGTAACTGAGGGATGGGGGGAGAGAAACCTAGTGATCCAGGGACCTGAGTTACCACACTGAATATTTTCAAAGACAAGGTCTGGGAGCTTGCTTCTTTACCTTGCTGAgacatttctctgtattttcagaGCATTGAGGGTCCAAAATATCACTGGTATGTCCATGTGTATTGTAGGGGGAGACTTACTGTGAGCAATGATTGGCTGCAGAAAAAATAGAAGGTTCCTTGGTGTCATGGGAGAACTAGGGAGCTGAGCACTGTCTTATCATCAGACAGACTGTGTcactgagatatatatatatgtatatggctGGAGTCCCATGGGAATAGAGAATCCATAGAAAAGCCAtcctaaataatttttagagTAGTTCTGTATTTTCCAGGTGACCTCAATTCCTTCTGGAACCCCGAAGCCCACTCAGATCCTCAACCagtgtcccctcccctccagcccagggTTTCCTGTACTAGAGTTCACACCCAAGGACCTATAATCCTTGACAGCAGCAGACGAACCATTTGATTCGAAGACTGCCTCCCAAATATTTAGAGGGGCCTCATCAGCTTCCCCAAGTATATTCCTATTTAGGAATACTCCCTTAGGAGGCTGGCAGATTTAGAAGCCTCAGAGCTGGCCCTCCTGGTTGATTCTGAATGAGGGGCCAAGGAACCATCTGGAGGAGTTGGCCAAGCTGTGCTTCCCCCAGAGTGTTGAAGGGAGGCTAATGGGGGCAGATGAGCTGACCACAGAGGGGCCATGAGCTTGGCCAGCTCTGTTCCCAAACCATTCAACAGATCCCTTCCTAGCCCTGGCTCAGTCACACTCAGGGGACACATCCCAACCTGATCACCCCCTCCACCCTGCACTTCCCATACATAGGCATTAGTATTCTGAAGTGCTAGACGCTGGCTCTTGGGTCTCCTTGCCGCTGAAGGAACTACTCAGCTAAGTCCAATTATGCAAATATTGTCTGTTCTATGACTGAACTTGCAAACAGTTCAGGCTTTATTGGTGGTTTGAGATTAAAACTACCCTGCCCTTCCCCAAATTCTAATATAGCCGCTAAAATTTGACTATATGTCATAAGCGTTCCAAGGCAGAAGTAATGGTCAATGTCTCCTTCCTTTCTGTGGATACTTCCTCCTTGCAGAAGAATCCTTTACTAGTTAGGGCCTCTTTCATCCTCAGTTAGAAGACCTCTAGGCTTCATCATTTACCTGCTTTATTgatatgtttctcttttcttctctaccCTCCCTTCTGTGGATCTCCATGCATCTAGCACCACGTTTTATTATCAGTAGACATACATGAACTTCTATATCACTTCCAACCATCACAGGAATGACAAGGTAGGACAGATGAGCAAATAATCCCGTAAGATCTGTCAGTGGTTaataaacagattaaaaatgaatcatttggggcacctgggtggctcagtcgttaagcatctgccttcggctcgggtcatgatcccagggtcctgggatggagccccgcatcgggctccctgctccgcgggaagcctgcttctccctctcccactgcccctgcttgtgttccctctctcgctgtgtctctctctgtcaaataaatacaatcttaaaaaaaaaataaaaataaaaatgaatcatttgCTATGAGGAAAGCTCAGTGTGATAGTCTTCAGAGGGATTATTTATGGTCTAGTTGGAGAGATGAGATGTGCAGAAGCAAAGTTAGGATGTACAATATGATAGTACGTATAGGTCAGATTAAGTACATTATATAATGTTTGTTACAAAAATATAACAGTTTGAGGGAAGAGATCACTTTgggtggaatttaaaaaaaatttaatatgcagAGGGAGGCCTAGGATTTAAGGTAGGAGGAGGAATCAGAGGGGAAGGTTTCCAAGCCTCAAAGTATTTGGGGGACAGTGAGCAGATCAGTTTGCTGAAATGGAGGGTTTATGAAAGACAGCAGTGGGAGATACGGAGATTCGGGGAAAGACATGGGAAGACTGGCATGGGCTTCCCGAACGTATTTCATGTCCTGGCACACGTGAATAATAACAACATTTGTATGGCGCACTGGGTACAATGGACTGACTCTTTGTGTCCCCCAGCCGATTCAGATATGGAAATCTTAACCCCCAATGTAGTAGTATTAGGTGGGGGCCTTTGGGGATTTGTGCCTTTGTAAAAGGAACCACAGAGCTCTCTGGCCCCCTTTCTGCTGTATGAGGACACACGAGACTATGGCAGCCTGGAAGAGGGCCCTACTAGAACCTGACCATCGGGTACCCTGATGTTGGATGTCTAGCCTTTGCAAGCCTGAGAAATACATGTTGGTCGTTTACAAGCCATCCAGTCTATAGTTCTTGGTGATAGCAGTGCAAACTGATTGTGCCACTAAGGTCAAGTGAAGAGGCTCCTCAAACCATGAGACAGTGCCTGCCTCTCCAAGGACCCCGATGCTTTTGGGGCACACTAATTGGCAAGCTCTATTATTGGTTGTTCTTCCTGGTTGGGGCAGCTATCTGATGGAGACATCTAGGTATATTTTTGACTTGAAAAAGCACTAGAAcccatcttttcatatgttttagtTCAGCCTCCAATGGCTTATCCAGTgtgaacaaaaatgcaaaagtcATTTTAATCCAGCAATTTACTTTACTTCGATACCTTCCTTTGTTGTCTGGGCACAAATTCCAATCTTTGTGAAAATTTTTGGCCCATAGATGAAAGAGAAGCATCCCAGTATTGTAGAAACACTAGCAATCCTGAGAACTAGGTTTATTTCTGCTTATTCTCTAGACCTAATATTTGCTCATTCATCTCTCTCAGCTTCCTAATCTGCCAAAGGGATAACAACCACCCTAATTATGTCATAGGAAGTTGTTCTAAGTCTTCATGTTTCAACGGAACATAAACTTATTGAACTATACTATGGAAGACATTGTGTTGGATGTTCTAGAGGACATATAATTCCAGGTGTCACTCAGCCAATACCACATACAGAGGAAGAAGAGGTATGCCTGCTTCTGCATTGCTTTTTCAGAGAGAGAACTTTCCCAGAAGCTTTCTGGGTTCCCTCTTGTCTCTGGCCAGAATTGTGGCAAGTGCCCACCTATCCCTCAGCCCATCGTTGGGAAAGGGGGTAGAAGTACATGAGTGGTTTCAACTAATCAGGATTTTCTCTGCTGAGTTCCTGGATGGCAGAGAAGTGTGGACACCAGAACAAAATGTCAGGGTTCTGATAGTAAGGACAAAAGGGTGCTGGGAAGGACAGCAGAAGAGTTTGTCAGAGCCTCGAATGCCATCAGGGTGGTAGGCTATTACCACCATGCCATGTGGGTAGAGGGGAGCCACTCcagggacagagaaaagaagCTACACGAAATCATCACAGTCCACAAACCCAAGGATCTACAGGCAGAGCCAGGTACCTGTGGGCCCTTCCATGCATTTTCCATTCTTATTATCAGTAATCGGTCACGCAGGGCACTTTTGCTGATACAGCTGAGTAAGCATTTCACACATTTCTAGAAaagatttttctgtaaattggTTTTGTAAAATTCCAGCTCCTTAGCATGATGCATCAGACCCTTTGTGATCTGTCCATTATGGTCTAACCTTAACTTGATGGCTTATCTTCTAAATCACCTCCCCGTTTGAATGAAACTGCTTTCTGCTCGCATACTTGCCATGCTGTCCGCACCTCTGTGCCTCCCCAGGCTCCTCTTTCTGCTCCACCTTCTCCCCTTAgtgttctctcccttctccttccccaatTCCCCGGGCCCCTCAGCCATTTGACCAACTCCTCCTCTTCAATACTCCATTTGCCTGACCTCCTTGGGGAAGGCCTTCTGGTTTGGGAAAGCACGGGGGGAGGGAAGTATTGTCTCCATCAGTAACCACTCCAAGAATAACAATACTGTCACCACCCACAAGAACAAACTCTCCCATTGCCCTTTCTATGTGATTTATATTGTTCCAAgccctttaaatatattatttaacccTCATAACTTGCGAAGGAGGGGCGCTCCTATTATCCTCATCCGCAGATAATGAAAGCAATGCACAGAGAAGTTAGGTGACTTGCCCTGGGTCCCACAGCTGGGAAGGGCAGCTGTCCTAATGCTTCTTCCAGGGGAGGACAGCTCTTTTACCGGGCTGTCTCCTCCATCAGACTGGGACTTCTCAGGGACAGTGACTGCTCTGCTCATCGCCGGATTCCCCAGGGCCTAACACAGTGCTTGGCCCATGCAAAGCAAGGGCCTTGGTAAATATCTGTGGAGTGGATATTTTGTATAGAATATCTGTTTTGAAAAtcagtggaggggcgcctgggtggctcagtcatgatcccagggttctgggatcgagtcctgtgtggggctcccttgctcagtggggagtctgcttctcctctgcctgccgctccgcctgcttgtgctctctctctgacaaataaatagataaaatcttaaaaaaaaaaaaaaaagaaaatcagtagatTCCCTTGCACTTACAGGAAGCAACAGGAATATTGGGTGATCCTCCTGAAATCTCCCAGATCAACCAAAACTcaggcaccccctccctcccatctaaTCATGTAACCCAAAGCCCTGCAGTTT
This region includes:
- the PIK3CG gene encoding phosphatidylinositol 4,5-bisphosphate 3-kinase catalytic subunit gamma isoform isoform X2, giving the protein MSGMELKHHEQPVVLREDNGRRRRRMKPRSSAASLSSMELIPIEFVLPTSQRNSKTPETALLHVAGHGNVEQMKAQVWLRALETSAAADFYHRLGPDHFLLLYQKKGQWYEIYDKHQVVQTLDCLRYWQVLHRSPGQIHVVQRRAPSEETLAFQRQLTALIGYDVTDVSNVHDNELEFTRRRLVTPRMVEVAGRDPKLYAMHPWVTSKPLPEYLLKKITNNCIFIIIHRSTTSQTIKVSADDTPGTILQSFFTKMAKKKSLMDIPESQSEQDFVLRVCGRDEYLVGETPIKNFQWVRHCLKNGEEIHLVLDSPPDPALDEVRKEEWPLVDDCTGVTGYHEQLTIHGKDHESVFTVSLWDCDRKFRVKIRGIDIPVLPRNADLTVFVEANIQHGQQVLCQRRTSPKPFTEEVLWNVWLEFSIKIKDLPRGALLNLQIYCSKAPALSGKASAETPGSESKGKAQLLYYVNLLLIDHRFLLRHGEYVLHMWQISGKGEDQGSFNADKLTSATNPDKENSMSISILLDNYCHPIALPKHRPTPDPEGDRVRAEMPNQLRKQLEAIIATDPLNPLTAEDKELLWHFRYESLKHPKAYPKLFSSVKWGQQEIVAKTYQLLARREVWDQSALDVGLTMQLLDCNFSDENVRAIAVQKLESLEDDDVLHYLLQLVQAVKFEPYHDSALARFLLKRGLRNKRIGHFLFWFLRSEIAQSRHYQQRFAVILEAYLRGCGTAMLHDFTQQVQVIEMLQKVTIDIKSLSAEKYDVSSQVISQLKQKLENLQNSSLPESFRVPYDPGLKAGALVIEKCKVMASKKKPLWLEFKCADPTALSNETIGIIFKHGDDLRQDMLILQILRIMESIWETESLDLCLLPYGCISTGDKIGMIEIVKDATTIAKIQQSTVGNTGAFKDEVLNHWLKEKCPIEEKFQAAVERFVYSCAGYCVATFVLGIGDRHNDNIMITETGNLFHIDFGHILGNYKSFLGINKERVPFVLTPDFLFVMGTSGKKTSLYFQKFQDVCVKAYLALRHHTNLLIILFSMMLMTGMPQLTSKEDIEYIRDALTVGKNEEEAKKYFLDQIEVCRDKGWTVQFNWFLHLVLGIKQGEKHSA
- the PIK3CG gene encoding phosphatidylinositol 4,5-bisphosphate 3-kinase catalytic subunit gamma isoform isoform X1, encoding MWLSTRFRQNLFQVMSGMELKHHEQPVVLREDNGRRRRRMKPRSSAASLSSMELIPIEFVLPTSQRNSKTPETALLHVAGHGNVEQMKAQVWLRALETSAAADFYHRLGPDHFLLLYQKKGQWYEIYDKHQVVQTLDCLRYWQVLHRSPGQIHVVQRRAPSEETLAFQRQLTALIGYDVTDVSNVHDNELEFTRRRLVTPRMVEVAGRDPKLYAMHPWVTSKPLPEYLLKKITNNCIFIIIHRSTTSQTIKVSADDTPGTILQSFFTKMAKKKSLMDIPESQSEQDFVLRVCGRDEYLVGETPIKNFQWVRHCLKNGEEIHLVLDSPPDPALDEVRKEEWPLVDDCTGVTGYHEQLTIHGKDHESVFTVSLWDCDRKFRVKIRGIDIPVLPRNADLTVFVEANIQHGQQVLCQRRTSPKPFTEEVLWNVWLEFSIKIKDLPRGALLNLQIYCSKAPALSGKASAETPGSESKGKAQLLYYVNLLLIDHRFLLRHGEYVLHMWQISGKGEDQGSFNADKLTSATNPDKENSMSISILLDNYCHPIALPKHRPTPDPEGDRVRAEMPNQLRKQLEAIIATDPLNPLTAEDKELLWHFRYESLKHPKAYPKLFSSVKWGQQEIVAKTYQLLARREVWDQSALDVGLTMQLLDCNFSDENVRAIAVQKLESLEDDDVLHYLLQLVQAVKFEPYHDSALARFLLKRGLRNKRIGHFLFWFLRSEIAQSRHYQQRFAVILEAYLRGCGTAMLHDFTQQVQVIEMLQKVTIDIKSLSAEKYDVSSQVISQLKQKLENLQNSSLPESFRVPYDPGLKAGALVIEKCKVMASKKKPLWLEFKCADPTALSNETIGIIFKHGDDLRQDMLILQILRIMESIWETESLDLCLLPYGCISTGDKIGMIEIVKDATTIAKIQQSTVGNTGAFKDEVLNHWLKEKCPIEEKFQAAVERFVYSCAGYCVATFVLGIGDRHNDNIMITETGNLFHIDFGHILGNYKSFLGINKERVPFVLTPDFLFVMGTSGKKTSLYFQKFQDVCVKAYLALRHHTNLLIILFSMMLMTGMPQLTSKEDIEYIRDALTVGKNEEEAKKYFLDQIEVCRDKGWTVQFNWFLHLVLGIKQGEKHSA